A single Microcoleus sp. FACHB-672 DNA region contains:
- a CDS encoding vWA domain-containing protein: MAVENRDFTLIIDKSGSMSTPDQAGGRSRWEAAQESTLALARKCEQFDPDGITVYLFSSRFKRYENVTSSKVGQIFQENDPAGTTNLAAVLQDATNQYFQRKAAGQIKAGGETILVVTDGEPDDRKAVMKAIIEASRRMDRDEELGISIIQVGSDATASRFLKALDDELQGAGAKFDICDTITIDDMADVTLAEVLLSAIND; encoded by the coding sequence ATGGCAGTAGAAAATCGGGATTTTACATTAATTATTGATAAAAGCGGCAGTATGTCTACCCCAGATCAGGCAGGTGGCAGAAGTCGTTGGGAAGCAGCGCAAGAGTCTACTTTGGCACTCGCGCGCAAATGTGAGCAATTTGACCCGGATGGGATTACAGTTTACCTATTTTCCAGCCGATTTAAACGCTACGAAAATGTAACTTCTAGTAAAGTTGGACAGATTTTTCAAGAAAACGATCCTGCCGGCACAACCAACCTCGCCGCTGTGTTGCAAGATGCAACCAATCAGTATTTTCAGCGTAAAGCAGCGGGACAGATAAAAGCCGGCGGCGAAACCATTTTAGTGGTGACAGATGGGGAACCCGATGATCGCAAAGCCGTGATGAAAGCAATTATTGAAGCATCTCGCCGCATGGATCGCGATGAAGAACTCGGCATTTCTATCATACAAGTCGGATCGGACGCCACCGCCAGCCGATTTTTAAAGGCATTGGATGATGAATTGCAAGGTGCCGGCGCGAAATTCGATATTTGTGACACGATTACCATCGATGATATGGCAGATGTCACCCTAGCAGAAGTGCTGCTCAGTGCCATTAATGATTAA